From Syntrophales bacterium, a single genomic window includes:
- the csm3 gene encoding type III-A CRISPR-associated RAMP protein Csm3, whose protein sequence is MQLIDIKEIKGKIVLKSGLHIGAGDTEMHIGGIDNTVVRHPHTQEPYIPGSSIKGKVRSLLEMKSGVMYRTGGAPLQAKHLDLEGLEDEQRIECLKIIKLFGSSGADAEKIAKFAGPTRVSFADCFMSEESRERVREERLTLFEIKSETAIDRISGTAKSGSLRFVERVPADIKFDFAVGLKMLGEEDKELFDYLLLGLKLLEMDALGGSGSRGYGKIEFVFENEDVEKKFKNIKPFS, encoded by the coding sequence ATGCAACTGATAGATATTAAGGAAATCAAAGGAAAGATAGTATTAAAAAGCGGACTTCATATTGGTGCCGGTGATACGGAGATGCATATAGGCGGAATTGACAACACCGTTGTCAGACATCCTCACACACAAGAACCTTATATCCCCGGTTCTTCCATCAAAGGCAAAGTGAGATCGCTTTTGGAAATGAAAAGTGGCGTAATGTACAGAACTGGTGGGGCACCATTGCAGGCAAAGCACTTAGACTTAGAAGGTTTAGAAGATGAACAGCGAATAGAATGCCTTAAAATTATAAAACTGTTCGGTTCAAGCGGAGCGGATGCTGAAAAAATAGCGAAATTTGCCGGTCCCACAAGGGTGTCATTTGCCGATTGTTTCATGAGCGAAGAATCGCGGGAAAGAGTCCGGGAAGAAAGGCTTACCCTGTTTGAGATAAAATCTGAGACTGCGATAGACCGCATCAGCGGTACTGCCAAGTCAGGCTCTCTTAGATTTGTTGAAAGAGTTCCGGCAGACATAAAATTTGACTTTGCCGTCGGTCTTAAAATGCTGGGTGAAGAGGACAAAGAGCTTTTCGACTATCTTCTGCTTGGTCTGAAGCTTCTGGAAATGGACGCTCTCGGGGGAAGCGGAAGCCGTGGGTATGGAAAAATAGAGTTTGTTTTTGAGAATGAGGATGTAGAGAAGAAATTTAAGAACATTAAACCATTTTCATAA
- the csm2 gene encoding type III-A CRISPR-associated protein Csm2: MISFYKDKDKCILEPKLFSDTAMNWAKKINDSGGKDANKRSQLRKFFDEVIRLNSLAKSNPEDWENILPYINMLIAKAAYAEGRRKVSQDFVDLMKSCINQIHKDKDLDVFANFFEAFMGFYRKYGEN; the protein is encoded by the coding sequence ATGATCAGCTTTTATAAGGATAAAGATAAATGTATTCTGGAGCCAAAGTTGTTTTCTGATACCGCAATGAACTGGGCGAAAAAAATTAATGACAGCGGCGGCAAGGATGCAAACAAGCGATCTCAGTTGAGGAAGTTTTTTGACGAAGTCATTCGTCTCAACTCTTTGGCTAAAAGCAACCCAGAGGACTGGGAAAACATTCTGCCCTATATCAATATGCTGATTGCAAAAGCTGCTTACGCGGAAGGCAGAAGAAAAGTGTCACAAGATTTTGTGGATTTGATGAAAAGTTGCATAAATCAGATTCATAAAGACAAGGACTTGGATGTCTTTGCCAATTTCTTTGAAGCATTTATGGGATTTTACAGAAAATATGGAGAAAATTAG
- the cas10 gene encoding type III-A CRISPR-associated protein Cas10/Csm1 yields the protein MDETVLKIAIAGFMHDIGKFAEKDVWNIPEQFLLNNADLYQPHYQGRYTHKHAVCTAAFIDHFEKLLPRKFNKANWGLEDSFINLAAGHHKPETPLQWIVAMADRISSGWDRDSFDKEYNHAVAWQDYRKTRLLPIFERLMREEKSEPETSYKYSYCYPLKEISPKNIYPDTIDHVCPEDNQTAIAEYKNLFEEFVYALENLLHKEENLELWFEHFDSLMMVFTSSIPAARAGYVIPDVSLYDHSKITAALAVAIYLYHQNTDSMTVDAIKDYDVKKFLLISGDFYGIQNFIFSDSGEAGKHRAKILRGRSFAVSLFSELAADMLCREIGIPSSSLLLNAAGKFTIIAPNTEAAKETVADVAECVNNWLMKISYGENAIGMTFVDASPQDFVKGRFADLWEKLNERMERKKFQKIDMDKFGGTVDGYLDSFYNDLTHPLCPFCGKRPSSPEVEGSALVGEAASACNVCRDHIFLGKNIVKEKKIAITSCDADIKGDKLLEPIFGNYQVAFVGGGMKEMARSGQLLKYWDISIDPQGTVSKEVTAKFINCYVPVYSEEDFNDDRLFEGRKSGEKKEERIDQMKKDVVKSFEHIANKALNSKENGGGYCGIEALGILKADVDQLGLLMSCGLKKEQFTISRLATVSRQLNFYFAVYLPHLLKTNQRFMDIYTVFAGGDDLFLIGPWNRIIELVSFLRESFADYVCHNDEIHFSAGISLHKPHTPLDKLSGTAEAAIKESKNKGRNRITLFSETVDWNEFAQLMKIKDTLQLWRDEKRVTNSMIYRLNDFIRMSESEKQLLEGEGDIYLEDMECLKWHALFSYTTGRNVGKGLKGEEKDEMIRQFSKVAVWLGEYGGKLKIALWDVIYNYR from the coding sequence TGTACTGCTGCGTTCATCGATCATTTCGAAAAGTTACTACCCAGAAAATTTAATAAGGCAAACTGGGGTTTGGAAGACAGCTTTATTAATCTGGCTGCCGGCCACCATAAACCCGAAACGCCTTTGCAGTGGATCGTCGCAATGGCCGACCGAATAAGCAGTGGTTGGGACAGAGACAGCTTTGATAAAGAGTACAACCATGCAGTGGCATGGCAGGATTATAGAAAGACGCGCCTTCTGCCTATTTTTGAACGCCTTATGCGTGAAGAAAAAAGTGAACCGGAAACCTCGTATAAATATTCTTATTGTTATCCTTTGAAGGAGATATCGCCGAAGAACATTTACCCGGATACAATAGATCATGTTTGTCCGGAAGACAATCAAACAGCCATTGCAGAGTACAAGAACTTATTTGAAGAGTTTGTTTATGCCCTCGAAAATCTTCTTCATAAGGAAGAAAACCTTGAACTGTGGTTTGAACACTTTGACAGCCTTATGATGGTTTTTACCTCCTCCATACCTGCGGCAAGGGCAGGCTATGTGATACCGGATGTATCTCTCTATGACCATTCCAAGATAACCGCGGCGCTTGCTGTTGCCATCTACCTTTATCATCAGAATACAGACAGCATGACGGTTGATGCGATCAAAGATTATGACGTTAAGAAGTTTCTGCTCATCAGTGGAGATTTTTACGGCATTCAGAATTTTATTTTCAGCGATAGTGGTGAGGCGGGGAAACACCGTGCCAAGATACTCCGGGGACGTTCATTCGCCGTCTCCCTCTTTTCGGAACTGGCTGCGGACATGCTCTGCCGGGAGATCGGCATCCCATCGTCTTCACTGCTGCTCAATGCGGCGGGAAAATTTACGATAATTGCGCCCAACACAGAAGCGGCGAAAGAGACAGTGGCTGATGTGGCAGAGTGTGTGAACAATTGGTTGATGAAGATCTCATATGGGGAAAATGCGATCGGGATGACATTCGTGGATGCCTCCCCCCAAGACTTTGTGAAAGGCAGGTTTGCTGATCTCTGGGAAAAGCTCAATGAAAGAATGGAAAGGAAGAAGTTTCAAAAGATCGATATGGATAAATTTGGAGGGACAGTTGATGGCTATCTCGACAGCTTTTACAATGACCTGACGCATCCACTCTGTCCTTTCTGTGGCAAGAGACCCTCCAGTCCCGAGGTAGAAGGTTCAGCGCTTGTTGGAGAGGCGGCATCTGCCTGCAATGTCTGCAGAGATCACATATTTCTGGGGAAGAACATCGTTAAAGAGAAGAAGATAGCAATAACCTCGTGTGATGCGGATATAAAAGGAGATAAACTGCTTGAGCCGATCTTTGGTAATTATCAAGTTGCCTTTGTTGGTGGCGGCATGAAGGAGATGGCCAGGAGTGGCCAACTTCTGAAATACTGGGATATTTCCATAGACCCTCAAGGAACGGTATCTAAAGAGGTGACGGCCAAATTTATCAATTGCTATGTCCCGGTTTACAGTGAGGAAGACTTCAATGACGATAGATTGTTTGAAGGCAGGAAAAGTGGTGAGAAAAAGGAAGAACGCATTGATCAAATGAAGAAAGATGTTGTTAAGAGTTTTGAACACATAGCAAACAAAGCACTGAATTCTAAAGAAAATGGCGGAGGATATTGCGGCATCGAGGCACTGGGAATCCTGAAAGCGGATGTGGATCAACTGGGGCTTTTAATGTCCTGCGGTTTGAAGAAGGAACAATTTACAATCTCCAGGCTTGCGACCGTGAGCAGGCAGTTGAATTTCTACTTTGCAGTATATCTTCCACATCTCTTAAAGACAAATCAGCGTTTCATGGACATCTATACGGTCTTTGCCGGTGGCGACGACCTTTTTCTGATCGGGCCGTGGAATCGTATTATTGAATTAGTCAGTTTCTTGCGTGAATCCTTTGCGGATTATGTCTGTCATAATGATGAAATTCACTTTTCGGCGGGCATAAGCCTGCATAAACCGCACACGCCGTTAGATAAGCTCTCTGGTACTGCAGAGGCTGCAATTAAAGAATCGAAAAACAAGGGAAGAAACAGAATAACCCTTTTTTCTGAAACGGTAGATTGGAATGAATTTGCGCAATTAATGAAAATCAAAGATACCCTGCAGCTATGGCGTGACGAGAAGCGGGTTACAAATTCCATGATATACCGTCTTAATGATTTCATCAGGATGTCCGAATCGGAGAAACAGCTTTTAGAAGGTGAAGGCGATATATATCTCGAAGACATGGAATGCCTGAAATGGCATGCTCTGTTCAGTTATACAACAGGGCGAAATGTGGGGAAAGGATTAAAAGGAGAGGAAAAGGATGAAATGATACGTCAGTTCTCAAAGGTGGCGGTATGGCTTGGGGAGTATGGAGGCAAGCTGAAAATAGCCCTTTGGGATGTCATATATAACTACAGATAG